The following proteins come from a genomic window of Halorussus halophilus:
- the infB gene encoding translation initiation factor IF-2 encodes MSDRDADNDQDLRTPIVAVLGHVDHGKTSLLDKIRGSTVIEGEAGAITQHIGATAIPLDVVSKVAGSLVDPTDFDLPGLLFIDTPGHHSFTTLRSRGGALADIAILVVDVNDGFQPQTLEALNILKKSQTPFVVAANKVDTTPGWKPNEDAPIKQTYDAQSDRARQKLDESLYEIIGELSDEGFSADLYWRVQDFRGNIGVVPVSAKTGEGVPDVLTVLMGLAQRYMKEDMEIDVTGPGAGTVLEVKEEKGFGTTLDVVLYDGTVREDETIVVGGKNEPIVTDVRALLKPRPLAEIRTEDRFEKVDEISAAAGVKIAAPELKDAMAGAPVRVVRDRDIDDVITEVQAELSEIEVESQEQGVVVKADTLGSLEAIANALEEAEIPIMRAEVGDVAPRDISVASTAEEDKHKTILAFNVDVLTDAERDAEESDVKLFESDVIYRLIEEYEEYVEERERAQQETVLDNITRPARFNILPDHTFRQNDPAVVGVEILSGTIRKNSHVVKFEGNSPTRVGQLKGIQEQGEDVDEARSGNRVSVAIDGPTVGRQIEEGDELWIELPEKHAKILEQELTEDIPMDEVETLQMYLDKQRKRDPFWGK; translated from the coding sequence ATGTCTGACAGAGACGCCGACAACGACCAAGACCTCCGAACCCCGATAGTCGCCGTACTCGGCCACGTCGACCACGGGAAGACCAGTTTGCTAGATAAAATACGCGGTTCGACCGTCATCGAGGGCGAGGCGGGCGCGATTACCCAGCACATCGGGGCGACGGCTATCCCGCTGGACGTCGTTTCGAAAGTCGCCGGGAGCCTCGTGGACCCGACGGACTTCGACCTGCCGGGCCTGTTGTTCATCGACACGCCCGGTCACCACTCGTTCACGACGCTCCGCTCGCGCGGTGGCGCGCTCGCCGACATCGCCATCCTCGTCGTGGACGTGAACGACGGCTTCCAGCCCCAGACGCTGGAGGCGCTGAACATCCTCAAGAAGTCCCAGACGCCGTTCGTCGTCGCCGCGAACAAGGTAGACACCACGCCGGGGTGGAAGCCCAACGAAGACGCCCCCATCAAGCAGACGTACGACGCCCAGAGCGACCGCGCGCGCCAGAAGTTGGACGAGTCGCTGTACGAGATTATCGGCGAACTCAGCGACGAAGGGTTCTCCGCCGACCTCTACTGGCGCGTGCAGGACTTCCGCGGCAACATCGGCGTCGTCCCCGTCAGCGCGAAAACTGGCGAGGGCGTCCCGGACGTGCTGACCGTCCTCATGGGTCTCGCCCAGCGGTACATGAAGGAGGACATGGAAATCGACGTGACGGGACCGGGTGCAGGCACCGTCCTCGAAGTCAAGGAAGAGAAGGGCTTCGGGACGACCCTCGACGTGGTGCTGTACGACGGCACCGTCCGCGAAGACGAGACCATCGTCGTCGGTGGGAAGAACGAACCCATCGTCACGGACGTTCGCGCGCTTCTAAAACCGCGGCCGCTCGCCGAGATTCGCACCGAGGACCGCTTCGAGAAGGTGGACGAAATCTCGGCCGCGGCAGGTGTGAAAATCGCCGCGCCCGAACTGAAGGACGCGATGGCTGGCGCTCCAGTCCGCGTCGTTCGGGACCGCGACATCGACGACGTAATTACGGAAGTCCAAGCCGAACTCTCCGAAATCGAGGTCGAGAGCCAAGAGCAGGGCGTCGTCGTGAAAGCCGACACGCTCGGTAGTCTGGAGGCCATCGCCAACGCGCTCGAAGAGGCCGAGATTCCCATCATGCGCGCGGAAGTCGGCGACGTGGCTCCGCGCGACATCAGTGTGGCCTCCACTGCTGAGGAGGACAAGCACAAGACCATCCTCGCGTTCAACGTGGACGTGTTGACCGACGCCGAGCGAGACGCCGAGGAGAGCGACGTGAAACTCTTCGAGAGCGACGTCATCTACCGACTTATCGAGGAATACGAGGAGTACGTCGAGGAGCGCGAACGCGCCCAGCAGGAGACGGTCCTCGACAACATCACCCGCCCGGCGCGGTTCAACATTCTCCCCGACCACACCTTCCGTCAGAACGACCCCGCCGTGGTCGGCGTCGAGATTCTGTCGGGGACGATTCGGAAGAACAGCCACGTGGTCAAATTCGAAGGCAACTCGCCGACGCGCGTCGGCCAACTCAAAGGTATCCAAGAACAGGGCGAAGACGTAGACGAGGCCCGTAGCGGCAACCGCGTCAGCGTCGCCATCGACGGCCCGACGGTCGGCCGTCAAATCGAGGAAGGCGACGAACTCTGGATAGAACTGCCCGAGAAGCACGCCAAGATTCTGGAGCAGGAACTGACAGAGGACATCCCGATGGACGAAGTCGAGACGTTGCAGATGTATCTCGACAAACAGCGGAAGCGCGACCCCTTCTGGGGGAAGTGA
- a CDS encoding DUF5811 family protein, with amino-acid sequence MNGNTPYAGTPGVTQAGHRSNADVPDLSVEQKRALRDSVASIAALTREFLPSEYVVGSQVSEGSNGPQAQISVQPPIGHPVSAGLQPSIEDFDDEELLSHEEDEVARGLAASAALQVKQVMGDDITPTAR; translated from the coding sequence ATGAACGGAAACACTCCCTACGCGGGGACCCCCGGCGTGACCCAAGCAGGCCACCGCTCGAACGCAGACGTGCCCGACCTCTCGGTCGAGCAGAAACGGGCACTGCGCGACAGCGTGGCGAGTATCGCCGCTCTGACCCGCGAGTTTCTCCCCAGCGAGTACGTCGTCGGCTCACAGGTCTCGGAAGGCTCGAACGGCCCGCAGGCCCAAATCTCGGTCCAACCGCCCATCGGTCATCCGGTGAGTGCCGGACTCCAGCCGAGCATCGAAGACTTCGACGACGAGGAGTTGCTCTCACACGAAGAGGACGAAGTGGCCCGCGGACTCGCCGCCAGCGCGGCACTCCAAGTCAAGCAGGTGATGGGCGACGACATCACACCGACGGCTCGGTAG
- a CDS encoding pyruvoyl-dependent arginine decarboxylase produces MSTIRVVWGTGSAPTEMAAYDAALADANVHNYNLVAVSSVIPGDADVEAVGTAPNLGPAGDRLTVVEARATRAGPGRVSAGLGWTTSEEGPGLFYEAAGETDPEDVENRVNAGLEAGRELRDWNFVDEATKTVTTEAESGTYSTAVVLAVYGDSEPIC; encoded by the coding sequence ATGAGTACGATTCGGGTGGTCTGGGGAACTGGGAGCGCCCCCACCGAGATGGCCGCCTACGACGCCGCGCTGGCGGACGCGAACGTCCACAACTACAACCTCGTAGCAGTCTCTTCGGTGATTCCCGGCGACGCAGACGTGGAAGCAGTCGGCACCGCGCCGAACCTCGGGCCTGCTGGTGACCGACTGACCGTCGTGGAAGCTCGTGCGACCCGTGCGGGACCGGGCCGGGTCTCGGCCGGATTGGGGTGGACAACCAGCGAAGAAGGTCCGGGCCTGTTCTACGAGGCCGCTGGCGAGACCGACCCCGAGGACGTGGAGAATCGGGTGAACGCGGGACTGGAAGCGGGCCGCGAACTCCGAGACTGGAACTTTGTCGATGAAGCGACCAAGACGGTGACGACGGAAGCGGAGTCGGGAACCTACTCGACGGCAGTCGTGCTGGCGGTGTACGGCGACAGCGAGCCGATTTGCTGA
- the hmgA gene encoding hydroxymethylglutaryl-CoA reductase (NADPH), producing MSDSSVSNLVEKVREGELRLHELEDHADAETAVAARRQLIAADTDADLETVGEYALDAQQATESAIENMVGAAQIPMGIAGPVEVAGGAADGQFYLPLATTEGALLASVNRGCSVIASSGGADARVTKTGMTRAPVFRVSGIAEAQEVVSWVRDNRDALREAAESTTSHGELLDVDTYVVGDSVFLRFVYDPKDAMGMNMVTIATREASELVEEETPASLVALSGNLCTDKKPAAINAVEGRGRSVTADVTIPRETVEERLHTTPEAIEEANTRKNLIGSAKAGSLGFNAHAANVVAAAFLATGQDAAQVVEGSNAITTVEAREESLYASVSLASLEVGTVGGGTKLPTQSEALDVLGLGGGGDPAGSNADALAEIISVGALAGELSLLAALASRHLSSAHEDLGR from the coding sequence ATGAGCGATTCCAGTGTCTCCAACCTCGTCGAGAAGGTGCGCGAGGGAGAGCTTCGACTGCACGAACTGGAGGACCACGCCGACGCCGAGACGGCGGTCGCGGCCCGTCGCCAGCTAATCGCGGCTGATACCGACGCCGACCTCGAAACGGTCGGCGAGTACGCACTCGACGCACAACAGGCCACCGAATCGGCCATCGAGAACATGGTCGGCGCGGCCCAGATTCCGATGGGCATCGCCGGACCCGTCGAGGTCGCTGGCGGGGCCGCGGACGGACAGTTCTATCTCCCGCTGGCGACCACCGAAGGCGCGCTACTGGCGAGCGTGAATCGTGGCTGTTCGGTCATCGCCTCGTCCGGCGGCGCTGACGCCCGCGTTACGAAGACCGGAATGACCCGCGCGCCCGTCTTCCGGGTGTCGGGCATCGCCGAGGCGCAGGAGGTCGTCTCGTGGGTGCGGGACAACCGCGATGCGCTGCGGGAAGCCGCCGAATCGACGACCAGCCACGGCGAACTGCTGGACGTGGACACCTACGTCGTCGGCGACTCCGTCTTCCTGCGGTTCGTCTACGACCCCAAGGACGCGATGGGGATGAACATGGTGACCATCGCGACTCGGGAAGCGTCGGAGTTGGTCGAGGAAGAGACGCCCGCCTCGCTGGTCGCCCTGTCGGGCAATCTCTGCACGGACAAGAAACCGGCCGCAATCAACGCCGTCGAGGGCCGCGGCCGGAGCGTCACGGCGGACGTGACGATTCCGCGCGAGACGGTCGAAGAGCGCCTGCACACCACGCCGGAGGCAATCGAGGAAGCCAACACTCGCAAGAACCTGATCGGCTCGGCGAAGGCCGGGAGTCTGGGATTCAACGCCCACGCCGCGAACGTCGTCGCGGCGGCGTTCCTCGCGACCGGGCAGGACGCCGCACAGGTCGTAGAGGGGAGCAACGCGATTACGACCGTCGAGGCGCGCGAAGAGAGTCTGTACGCCAGTGTGAGTCTGGCCAGTCTGGAGGTCGGCACGGTCGGCGGCGGGACGAAGTTGCCCACTCAGTCGGAAGCGCTCGACGTGCTGGGACTCGGCGGCGGTGGCGACCCCGCCGGAAGCAACGCCGACGCGCTCGCCGAGATTATCTCCGTCGGAGCCTTGGCTGGCGAACTCTCCTTGCTCGCCGCGCTCGCCTCGCGGCACCTCTCGTCGGCCCACGAGGACTTGGGCCGATAG
- a CDS encoding DUF5817 domain-containing protein, which translates to MYAVVGCSECSALKILKGRPDTTECPRCGKRHKYEKLKKFVETDDEDHAREVRSSMLANRQGEGETFAEMDSFAEMEDQIDDAGMGEAEFLQASGLDDEEVAAAGERAESGRAASGASNRKETVLAALRELDQPTEADVIAYADEQGVSAEYVRKALDKLTRRGEVSESRGRYRLL; encoded by the coding sequence ATGTACGCCGTCGTCGGGTGTAGCGAGTGCAGCGCGCTCAAGATTCTGAAGGGGCGGCCCGACACCACGGAGTGCCCGCGCTGTGGCAAGCGCCACAAGTACGAGAAGTTGAAGAAGTTCGTGGAGACCGACGACGAGGACCACGCCCGTGAGGTCCGCTCGTCGATGCTGGCCAACCGGCAGGGCGAGGGCGAGACGTTCGCCGAGATGGATTCGTTCGCCGAGATGGAGGACCAGATAGACGACGCCGGGATGGGAGAGGCAGAATTTCTGCAAGCCTCTGGCCTCGACGACGAGGAAGTCGCGGCGGCCGGAGAGCGCGCCGAGAGCGGCCGGGCAGCGAGCGGCGCGAGCAACCGCAAAGAGACGGTGCTTGCGGCGCTCCGCGAACTCGATCAACCGACCGAAGCGGACGTAATTGCCTACGCAGACGAGCAAGGTGTCTCTGCTGAGTACGTCAGGAAAGCACTCGACAAGTTGACGCGGCGCGGCGAGGTCAGCGAGAGTCGCGGACGCTACCGGTTGCTGTGA
- a CDS encoding VOC family protein: MDETGLLHHVELYASDFEESMTFWEWFLGELGYEVYQDWDDGRSWKCGPTYLVLVRAPEKYENEEYHRRHPGLNHLAFHAESRTHVDELTEKLRERGRTILYEDEHPHAGGEDYYALYFEDPERMKVEVVAPEEEVE, encoded by the coding sequence ATGGACGAAACTGGCCTCCTGCACCACGTCGAGTTGTACGCCTCGGACTTCGAGGAGTCGATGACCTTCTGGGAGTGGTTCCTCGGCGAACTCGGCTACGAGGTGTATCAGGACTGGGACGACGGGCGCTCGTGGAAGTGCGGCCCCACGTATCTGGTTCTCGTGCGTGCGCCCGAGAAGTACGAAAACGAGGAGTACCATCGTCGGCATCCGGGCCTGAACCATCTGGCTTTTCATGCGGAGTCACGGACACACGTGGACGAGTTGACCGAGAAGTTGCGTGAGCGGGGTCGGACGATTCTTTACGAAGACGAGCATCCGCATGCTGGTGGTGAGGACTACTATGCGCTGTACTTCGAGGACCCCGAGCGGATGAAAGTAGAAGTGGTCGCGCCGGAAGAAGAAGTGGAGTAG
- a CDS encoding cupin domain-containing protein, translating to MERVPTEAVESTEAVEGVHLSMLAGGEQMNVQHFFIEPGATVPEHSHHHEQAGLITQGTLTFLVDGEEIDVGEGDSYSIPGDEPHAAENRGDVPVKGVDIFSPPRENPDWQE from the coding sequence ATGGAACGCGTTCCAACAGAAGCGGTCGAATCCACGGAAGCAGTCGAGGGCGTCCACCTCTCGATGCTGGCAGGCGGCGAACAGATGAACGTCCAGCACTTCTTCATCGAACCCGGCGCGACGGTGCCGGAACACAGCCACCACCACGAGCAGGCGGGCCTCATCACGCAGGGCACCTTGACGTTCCTCGTCGATGGCGAGGAAATCGACGTTGGTGAAGGCGACTCCTACTCGATTCCGGGCGACGAACCACACGCCGCGGAGAATCGCGGCGACGTGCCGGTGAAAGGCGTGGACATCTTCAGTCCGCCGCGAGAGAACCCGGACTGGCAGGAGTAG
- a CDS encoding cation diffusion facilitator family transporter — protein sequence MSDQRASFLKVSWVNVLSNVSKIVVEGTLGVVSGSLALTADAAHSVADLLASAVVLVWGRFVYDDPDESHPHGHDRFEPLSALFVGGVLVLLGLKLLYDAGTSLVKGPTAEYNALLVVGLLFALANRYGCYWYTKLVNRDLDSPGLRALAADSLNDIYTTLAAFVGVAGMALGYPVLDPIAGGIVSLLVVHQGVEISRENVRYLADSAPPEDEQERIKEAIRSHSSVHGTHDFVAYYSGHVIEVEFHAEIDADYTVAQAHQIETELRERVREIEPVSDVHVHLDPAGLGEWKDAHH from the coding sequence ATGTCTGACCAGCGAGCGTCGTTCCTCAAGGTGTCGTGGGTGAACGTTCTCTCGAACGTCTCGAAAATCGTCGTCGAAGGCACTCTCGGCGTCGTCTCCGGGAGTCTCGCACTCACTGCTGACGCCGCTCACTCCGTCGCCGACCTCTTGGCGAGTGCGGTCGTCCTCGTCTGGGGCCGGTTCGTCTACGACGACCCCGACGAGTCGCATCCCCACGGCCACGACCGATTCGAACCCCTAAGCGCGTTGTTCGTCGGCGGCGTCCTCGTGTTGCTCGGTCTGAAACTCCTCTACGACGCTGGCACGTCACTGGTCAAAGGTCCGACGGCGGAGTACAACGCATTGCTCGTCGTCGGACTGCTGTTCGCGCTGGCGAACCGGTACGGCTGTTACTGGTACACGAAACTCGTGAACCGTGACCTCGACTCTCCGGGTCTCCGGGCACTTGCGGCCGACAGTCTGAACGACATCTACACCACGCTCGCGGCGTTCGTCGGCGTCGCGGGGATGGCACTCGGCTACCCTGTCCTCGACCCGATTGCGGGCGGAATCGTGAGTCTACTCGTCGTCCACCAGGGCGTGGAGATTTCCCGGGAGAACGTACGATACCTCGCAGACAGCGCACCACCAGAGGACGAACAGGAGAGAATCAAGGAAGCGATACGTTCGCATTCGAGCGTCCACGGCACGCACGATTTCGTCGCCTACTACTCCGGGCACGTCATCGAAGTCGAGTTTCACGCCGAAATCGACGCCGACTACACGGTCGCACAGGCGCACCAAATCGAGACCGAACTCCGCGAACGGGTTCGGGAAATCGAACCGGTTTCCGACGTACACGTCCACTTAGACCCTGCCGGACTCGGCGAGTGGAAAGACGCACATCACTGA
- the icd gene encoding isocitrate dehydrogenase (NADP(+)), which produces MSHDYEKVEVPEAGEQITVEDGELNVPENPIVPIIHGDGIGKDVGPAAQKVLEAAAEATGRNIEWMRVFAGESAREKYDENLPADTVEAIKEFNVAIKGPLTTPVGAGFRSLNVALRKTLDLYANVRPTYHLDGVPSPVKDPGAMDMVTFRENTEDVYAGIEWEAGTDEVQQVKEFVEDDMGEDDVIHDGPVGIGVKPITEFGTKRLVRESIDYALENDRDSVTLVHKGNIMKFTEGAFRDWGYEVAEEEYGENVITEDTLWDEYDGEAPEGKLVVKDRIADNMLQQILTRTSDYDVIATMNLNGDYMSDAAGAQIGGLGIAPGANFGEARCLAEPVHGSAPKHAGKDKANPTAMILSGRLMLEYMGWKDAGKLVRDAVEETISSGNVTYDLERQIEGGNKLKASEYADKVVENIEKLA; this is translated from the coding sequence ATGAGCCACGACTACGAGAAAGTCGAAGTCCCGGAAGCGGGGGAGCAGATAACAGTCGAAGACGGCGAGCTCAACGTCCCGGAAAATCCAATCGTTCCGATTATCCACGGTGACGGTATCGGTAAGGACGTCGGCCCGGCCGCACAGAAGGTCCTCGAAGCCGCCGCAGAGGCCACTGGCCGCAACATCGAGTGGATGCGCGTCTTCGCGGGCGAGAGCGCACGTGAGAAGTACGACGAGAACCTGCCCGCCGACACGGTGGAGGCAATCAAAGAGTTCAACGTCGCCATCAAAGGCCCGCTCACGACGCCCGTCGGCGCTGGCTTCCGCTCGCTGAACGTCGCGCTCCGTAAGACGCTCGACCTCTACGCAAACGTTCGCCCGACCTACCACCTCGACGGCGTCCCGTCGCCGGTCAAGGACCCCGGCGCGATGGACATGGTCACGTTCCGCGAGAACACCGAAGACGTCTACGCCGGTATCGAGTGGGAAGCCGGTACCGACGAAGTCCAGCAGGTCAAGGAGTTCGTCGAGGACGACATGGGCGAAGACGACGTCATCCACGACGGTCCCGTCGGCATCGGCGTCAAGCCGATTACGGAGTTCGGCACGAAGCGACTCGTCCGTGAGTCCATCGACTACGCCCTCGAAAACGACCGCGACTCGGTCACGCTGGTCCACAAGGGCAACATCATGAAGTTCACCGAAGGTGCCTTCCGTGACTGGGGCTACGAGGTCGCCGAAGAGGAGTACGGCGAGAACGTCATCACCGAGGACACGCTCTGGGACGAGTACGACGGAGAGGCCCCCGAGGGCAAACTCGTCGTCAAGGACCGCATCGCCGACAACATGCTCCAGCAGATTCTCACCCGCACGTCGGACTACGACGTCATCGCCACGATGAACCTGAACGGCGACTACATGTCCGACGCCGCTGGCGCACAGATCGGCGGTCTCGGCATCGCGCCCGGTGCGAACTTCGGCGAGGCACGCTGTCTCGCAGAGCCGGTCCACGGTTCCGCACCGAAACACGCTGGCAAGGACAAGGCGAACCCGACCGCGATGATTCTCTCGGGTCGTCTCATGCTCGAATACATGGGCTGGAAGGACGCTGGCAAACTCGTCCGCGACGCCGTCGAGGAGACCATCTCCTCCGGTAACGTGACCTACGACCTCGAACGCCAGATCGAGGGCGGCAACAAGCTCAAAGCGAGCGAGTACGCCGACAAGGTCGTCGAGAATATCGAAAAGCTCGCATAA
- a CDS encoding metallophosphoesterase family protein yields MTVAIISDTHVPDREDEIPEEFPDLIREADHVVHAGDFTTEETLAEVRELATELTAVHGNMDPEDFGLPTVASVEVEDVTLVVTHGDVVHETDELVRTREDWNESISGTARENGEEPVVGIGGHSHELVDRVYDGIRLLNPGSVTGADPAESATMLTADVADGELDVTVHEV; encoded by the coding sequence GTGACTGTCGCAATCATTTCCGACACTCACGTCCCCGACAGAGAAGACGAGATTCCCGAGGAGTTCCCCGACCTGATTCGGGAGGCCGACCACGTCGTCCACGCTGGCGACTTCACGACCGAAGAGACGCTGGCGGAGGTGCGAGAACTCGCCACTGAACTGACTGCCGTCCACGGGAACATGGACCCCGAAGACTTCGGCCTGCCGACGGTCGCCTCGGTCGAAGTCGAAGACGTGACCCTCGTCGTCACGCATGGGGACGTGGTTCACGAGACGGACGAACTCGTTCGCACGCGCGAAGATTGGAATGAAAGCATCTCGGGGACTGCCCGAGAGAACGGCGAGGAACCGGTGGTCGGTATCGGCGGCCACAGCCACGAACTCGTAGACCGAGTTTACGACGGGATTCGACTGCTGAATCCGGGGAGCGTGACGGGTGCCGACCCCGCAGAATCAGCGACGATGTTGACCGCGGACGTCGCGGACGGCGAACTTGACGTGACGGTTCACGAGGTCTGA